Below is a window of Bactrocera tryoni isolate S06 unplaced genomic scaffold, CSIRO_BtryS06_freeze2 scaffold_7, whole genome shotgun sequence DNA.
TGTATTCAACTTCGTTATTTTCTGtgttattttgttctttttgtttggAATGTTGGTGTATTGTGGGTGTATCAGAATCATGCATATAGCTATTGTGGGATGCCATTGAGTTAGGTGGATTATTGTTGGCGGTTGAATATTTATTGATGGAATTTAGAGTGCTGAAAATTAGGGAAGATGTTGTTGGACTGAGAGAGGTAAGGTTTATGGGAATATCGTTGTTATTTATTGTCGGTGGAGAGTTGTGTTCACTTATGGAAGGAGTGGAGATAGATGCTGAGCAGTTTTCTGTGTactgattattatttttatttggggTGTGGTTGATGTTTGTATTATTTGAGGTTGAGTGCGGTGTAATTTGAGTTGCTGTTTTTAGTGCATTAGCAAATGATTCTGTTAAGGTGTTGGTTGGAAGAGTGTCTTTGTACTTTTTAAGAGCATCTCGCATGCTGCATTTTTCCAAggtttttattttcagtatttcTTTTGCTTGCTGAAACTTAGGACAAGAGTTGGCGGAAGACGGGTGATCCCCGGAGCAGTTCATACACATCGTACGCTGGCAGTTTTCAGGGAAGTGTATTGGAAGTAGGCTTCCATCACGCAATTCACtgattttgtttatgtttttgctAATGGTTAAAATAGCATTGTGAACACGAAAACACGAGATTTTTGAAAGAGGCTTGGAAGTATCGTCAGATTTTAGCACAATAAATTTGGGATCGTCTTTTTTTGCAGGTGGAAGAGTAGGAAAAATTTCCGACAGTTTTTGATTCGCTTTTTTACGCTTTGGTTGGGGACTCTGGGCAAGCAGAGCAAACCTATTGTCGCCGAAATGGGTAGCCCCTTGGGGCATTTTTGATCAAAGAACACTCACAATTCTGTAATTAAGTTTTGCTTACTCACTTATATACAGCAAACCAAATATGTTTGCAAGAGTAGCTTAAGCAAATTAGAAGCACACGCGGGTTGCTATATGATTAGCGGAAACTCGGAAATAACAACGACACAACTGCTCTGCACGAATGTTAGTCGGTGACTGTTGCTGAATATTATATGGTAGGAATCCCttgaaaaagaataaattaatttgtaattttagaaTCACTTGCATGCACAAAAAATCATTCATTCGATAAATAGTAAGGCTGAACCCACAACGGATTAGTCAAAAACGTTTTTGACTAATAAGACACAAAAACGTCTTATGCTCCAACCCACACCAAGCGAAGCACAATGCGACATTTTGTCTTTTTGTCTCGCTTGGTGTGCATTGAAATACAACGAAAAAAGGAAacgaatattttcaataattgagTTTTCTGAacgaaatgaaagaaataaaagagCATGGTGGATGCATTTGTACAACCAGAAGCGCgattcagaaaatattattacatacacatttgaTTTCTGAACTGAGAATGCATCCGAGAAACTTTCGAAATTTCACTAGGATTCAGGTGTCAACATTCGAATATTTGatgtaaaacatttaattttgaatcAAAATACAAACTACCGCCAAAGGATAACTCCTCCAAAATGATTAGTTATAACATTTTGCCTATGAAACACAACGGTGCATCTATAAGCAACAAAAGGTGTTTTCTGTCTTTTCTTGTCTGTTTCATTCGGCATGTGTTGATCGGCAACAAAGACGGTTTTGTCGTATTTGGTGTGCGTTGGCTGTAtgaaaatacataagaagttcGACAACAGCTCTTCAAACAAGTCAAATCTCGATCATGCGTCTTCGTTTCGTCTTGTTCGGTGTGGGTTATCACATATGAAGCTATGAGCAGTTGTCGTATGAGACAAGAAAAACTGACTTTTGACTAACCCGGTGTGGGTTCAGCCTAATGAATGAAAAAACTAGTAATGAACGAAACATTTCTAATGAACGGAAATTTAGTAATGATTGATGTCTTGAAAACtatcgaatgaatgaaaaccGGTGAACTATCGAATAACTTGATAGTTTTCATTCGATAGTTCACTACTAGAGAACCGAcctaccgatttcgactaaatttaaaACGTTTCATTCCCCTAAAATTCCTATATCACAGCGTAAAACTGGGTGAAATCGAACTAAAACCAAGGCTACTATCTATATACAGTAGATATCGGTTATATGCATttgttaaaatgtaaaaaaaagtttgcataTAAGCGGTATTCGCTTATATGcacaataaatatattgaatatacaCAATCAATccgatataaacaaaaaattgcacaCAAGAAATAGAATATATAAACTTATTCagtttactaaaaattatatttcacttCAGTCAATTCatgtaatttgaaaattttcaaaaggtacttaaaaaaaatctgttatttTCTTCTGGCATTTCTGTTTTTCAGAAATCTCTAGGATTAAATTTTCAATGTCTTCAAAACCCTCTAAGGGGTACATATACCTATGTAGATTGTTATGGAAAAAATAGTCACGCAGCGAATCTAAGCTTAGCAAGGCATTTTTCGTTGAGGGGTGTTTAATACAAGTATCAGATTGCGCGAACCCTTCCTCATCTTCAATAGAATTTTCATTGACTGCCAATACGTCCGCAACAATATCCTCGTCCGACATGGTTCCAAAGCAGACAAGTTCATTGTCGCATTGAATGTATTCGTTTCCAAGTGTGCACCATTCATAGTTTTCGCCTTCAGTGGCTGCAATCTCATCTGTAATGAATTCAATGTTGTCAATGCCTGGCTGAAATGaacgattttat
It encodes the following:
- the LOC120781611 gene encoding tigger transposable element-derived protein 2-like isoform X1, which encodes MASVIWEKILINLHQNLILLCLIVDNAPCHNTDEKFSSITIEFLPPNTTALIQPLDQGIIHSFKIEYRQILIKKQICALEKGLSIVELLKSLTILDGIKYANRAWNIVKQQTIRNCFKKPGIDNIEFITDEIAATEGENYEWCTLGNEYIQCDNELVCFGTMSDEDIVADVLAVNENSIEDEEGFAQSDTCIKHPSTKNALLSLDSLRDYFFHNNLHRYMYPLEGFEDIENLILEISEKQKCQKKITDFF